In Trichoderma asperellum chromosome 1, complete sequence, a single window of DNA contains:
- a CDS encoding uncharacterized protein (EggNog:ENOG41), whose translation MIPLDFPATYNAEEMPTGVEPSDPVDEPSLSSRRLGHYLSEEQSHESILLGVQPLGVNKATVQNYLPEIIQSVDSNESQAEATVGTIEPDEGVCWGSFTTLTSTTSDGSPGPIRVCNNDGDVDYLDEATNSGPLLPTTSSDQYIAPGSAELGKADVAPIKSEHVLDPELEAIVRGRHIKMSSHKGNRHERCRVGKHVGKQARVLKIVRQRRRSKEPEKEMAK comes from the exons atgatTCCACTAGATTTTCCTGCAACGTACAATGCAGAAGAAATGCCTACAGGCGTAGAGCCTTCGGATCCTGTTGATGAACCATCGCTTTCATCCCGACGTCTTGGACATTATTTGTCAGAAGAACAGAGTCATGAGAGCATCCTTCTGGGGGTGCAACCTCTGGGGGTAAACAAGGCTACTGTTCAGAATTATCTGCCCGAAATTATACAAAGTGTGGATAGCAATGAGTCTCAGGCAGAGGCTACTGTTGGCACGATAGAGCCCGACGAAGGAGTGTGCTGGGGGTCCTTCACCACATTGACGTCCACAACTTCTGACGGGTCGCCAGGACCTATTAGAGTATGTAATAACGATGGCGATGTCGATTATCTAGACGAGGCAACCAATTCAGGACCACTCCTCCCAACTACCTCTTCAGACCAATACATTGCTCCAGGTTCGGCGGAGCTAGGCAAGGCAGATGTGGCTCCGATAAAGTCGGAGCATGTCTTGGACCCTGAGTTGGAAGCTATTGTGAG AGGCCGTCATATCAAAATGAGCAGTCACAAAGGCAACAGGCATGAACGATGCCGTGTAGGGAAACATGTAGGGAAACAAGCACGCGTGTTAAAGATTGTCCGCCAACGAAGGAGGTCAAAGGAACCGGAAAAAGAGATGGCAAAATGA
- a CDS encoding uncharacterized protein (EggNog:ENOG41), producing the protein MAIVKVTSKGVGVARHLITKTRAASTSTVTAQAAATHSLPPGFTAQIGKLETFSLPEKVSGSVCDKAIADAMISAWRRDGILQIDMSKAQRRLYQAANAASRRFFSRSYVQKQACVDDMSYSGYIASGEEITHGVADYSEIFTVTKDLPHTDKRVAQGWPCHGPCPWPDQSMKNVMNSYMNDLAVSGEKLLQLIEMGLDVPTGSLTRYTDDGWHHMRILRFPQRDRTNGKGKNGRGIGSHTDYGLLVIAAQDDVGGLFVRPPRQDEQFANWEKTSAGLRENDAGWVYVPPTAGTFTVFPGDMMQYMTNNFLKSTPHKVGLNVRERFAFAYFHEPNFRSVIKPLPGYNAGQSPMGGIHYGTHFTNMFLRNYPDRVTTARLREEGRYHLLGSEQLRDENDTL; encoded by the exons ATGGCCATTGTCAAGGTCACCAGCAAGGGCGTAGGTGTAGCCCGTCATCTCATAACTAAAACACGTGCTGCCTCGACATCGACAGTGACTGCGCAAGCAGCTGCCACACATAGCTTACCACCTGGCTTCACGGCTCAGATTGGGAAACTAGAGACTTTTAGTCTGCCTGAGAAGGTTTCGGGGTCTGTGTGTGACAAGGCCATAGCAGACGCCATGATCAGTGCCTGGCGCCGAGATGGTATATTGCAGATTGACATGTCAAAAGCACAGCGAAGGCTTTACCAAGCCGCCAACGCCGCAAGCAGGCGCTTCTTCTCGCGATCATATGTACAGAAGCAAGCCTGCGTTGACGACATGAGCTACTCAGGATACATCGCATCTGGTGAGGAGATCACTCATGGAGTTGCCGACTACTCAGAGATCTTTACCGTGACAAAGGATCTACCACACACCGATAAGCGAGTTGCCCAAGGCTGGCCGTGCCATGGACCGTGCCCATGGCCTGACCAGAGTATGAAGAATGTCATGAACAGCTACATGAACGACTTGGCCGTATCgggagagaagctgctgcagttgATCGAAATGGGACTGGATGTTCCCACGGGATCTCTCACGAGATACACGGATGATGGGTGGCATCACATGCGTATATTGAG ATTCCCACAGAGAGACAGGACAAatggaaaggggaaaaacgGCCGTGGCATAGGCTCTCATACAGACTACGGTCTGCTTGTCATTGCCGCTCAAGACGACGTTGGAG GACTCTTTGTTCGCCCACCGCGTCAGGATGAGCAATTTGCCAACTGGGAAAAGACGTCCGCTGGACTGAGGGAAAATGATGCTGGGTGGGTGTATGTGCCTCCCACTGCAGGGACATTCACCGTCTTCCCAG GCGATATGATGCAGTATATGACCAACAACTTTCTCAAGTCAACCCCGCATAAAGTCGGGCTTAATGTTCGTGAACGGTTTGCCTTTGCGTACTTTCACGAACCCAACTTTCGTTCTGTGATTAAGCCCCTGCCTGGCTACAATGCCGGACAGTCGCCGATGGGCGGGATACATTATGGAACTCATTTCACAAACATGTTTCTGAGGAATTATCCCGACAGAGTTACCACCGCTCGGCTCCGAGAGGAGGGCCGATACCATTTACTCGGATCGGAGCAGCTTCGGGATGAGAATGATACGCTGTAG
- a CDS encoding uncharacterized protein (EggNog:ENOG41), with product MSSVNMDRMSPRSPEFLTTFVSDKAGGRRVLESHPRYRAQNAATEDSTSYRNHRDYYSGSSTKRLRYSGADEAADQLSSHHSSRELDSLLIEASVSSRGARSHGSTKEPRRYHLPSPPPDESQHYRCGQVEVFPGATRARRSRDLQGFGAWSDHIALPQQQQLLTESAYNDEDIFQSKRMSRSSIPDTPRDWLLPTPELSPMPTHYTFCPCCVDEESRINDTWHMAGKEKMHTQMENAMAYIEQMKFKK from the exons ATGAGTTCCGTCAATATGGACAGGATGTCGCCTCGCTCGCCTGAATTCCTCACAACCTTTGTCTCTGACAAGGCTGGTGGCAGAAGAGTCCTTGAGAGCCATCCAAGGTATCGAGCCCAAAATGCGGCCACTGAAGATTCAACATCATATAGAAACCACAGAGACTATTACTCAGGCTCATCAACGAAACGTCTTCGCTATTCTGGAGCGGACGAAGCTGCTGATCAGCTTTCCTCGCATCACTCGTCACGTGAGCTTGACTCCCTTCTCATTGAAGCATCAGTATCATCAAGAGGAGCACGGAGTCATGGTTCCACCAAAGAACCCAGGAGATATCATCTCCCGTCCCCTCCCCCAGATGAATCTCAACATTATCGTTGTGGTCAAGTTGAGGTCTTCCCAGGTGCTACTAGAGCACGAAGAAGTCGTGATCTCCAAGGCTTTGGCGCTTGGAGCGATCACATTGCAttgcctcagcagcagcaactcctCACTGAGAGTGCTTACAACGACGAAGACATCTTTCAGAGCAAGAGAATGAGCAGATCCAGTATACCCGACACACCACGGGACTGGCTACTGCCGACTCCTGAGCTCTCTCCCATGCCCACGCACTACACGTTCTGTCCGTGCTGCGTGGATGAGGAGAGTCGTATAAACGACACATGGCATATGgcaggcaaagagaagatgcaTACTCAAA TGGAGAATGCAATGGCGTACATTGAGCAGATGAAGTTCAAAAAGTAA
- a CDS encoding uncharacterized protein (EggNog:ENOG41): protein MPPRKRTRDDGDEPVAKRRSSRQAAAAAAASTKKPDVKDQASVDKAKKAAPSRTKERTTASEKDESKGDSVKKTNRATAKSATATTVEKKTPAKKSSKAKAKREEDDDDDDEVKGETKTSSKSEKVAKDDAKSSRAVSEDPDIDSIPTTNPDAPRHDGEWYWLMKAEPESRFENGIDVRFSIDDLRSREKPEGWDGIRAYAARNHMRNMNAGDKAFFYHSNCKEPGIAGVMEIVKEFSEDKSARRPGTPYYDPQSSKDNIRWSLVHVEFRKKFAVPIGLKELRELGKPGGPLENMMMLKQGRLSVSRVSAEEWKALNEIADKKAQEAGLKHETTKLVK from the exons ATGCCTCCCCGGAAGCGCACCCgagatgatggcgacgagccTGTTGCCAAACGGCGATCTTCACGCCAAGCGgccgcggcagcagcagcatcaactaAGAAGCCCGATGTGAAGGATCAGGCATCGGTAGATAAGGCAAAGAAAGCTGCGCCGTCTAGGACCAAGGAGAGAACTACCGCTAGTGAAAAGGATGAGAGCAAGGGTGATAGCGTTAAGAAGACGAATAGGGCTACAGCTAAATCTGCTACGGCTACTACAGTTGAGAAGAAGACAcctgccaagaagagcagtAAAGCCAAGGctaagagagaagaagacgatgatgatgatgatgaggtgAAGGGAGAAACAAAGACATCATCAAAGAGTGAGAAAGTTGCCAAGGATGATGCTAAAAGCTCGCGGGCCGTGTCTGAAGACCCTGATATCGACTCCATCCCAACTACCAACCCAGATGCGCCGCGCCATGACGGCGAATGGTACTGGCTGATGAAGGCAGAGCCAGAGTCTCGCTTTGAGAACGGCATTGATGTCAGGTTCTCGATCGATGATTTGCGGTCGAGGGAGAAGCCTGAGGGATGGGATG GTATAAGAGCGTATGCGGCGCGTAATCATATGAGGAATATGAATGCGGGTGACAAGGCTTTCTTTTACCACTCCAATTGCAAAGAGCCTGGCATTGCGGGCGTCATGGAGATTGTAAAGGAGTTTTCTGAAGACA AATCTGCTCGCCGTCCGGGAACACCATACTACGACCCGCAGTCCTCAAAGGACAACATCCGCTGGAGCCTGGTCCACGTCGAGTTCAGGAAAAAGTTTGCCGTGCCCATCGGCCTCAAGGAGCTGCGCGAGCTGGGCAAGCCTGGCGGTCCGCTGGAGaatatgatgatgctgaagcaGGGACGGTTGAGTGTGAGTAGGGTTAGTGCGGAGGAGTGGAAGGCGCTCAATGAGATTGCGGATAAGAAGGCCCAGGAGGCTGGTCTGAAGCATGAGACGACTAAACTTGTGAAGTGA
- a CDS encoding uncharacterized protein (TransMembrane:7 (o241-262i269-289o295-315i369-388o394-416i474-495o597-616i)~BUSCO:EOG092D0PHK), with protein MNPSTLLPRRFRGEPAPSQAPAPSRLNKKLTPLIQFLAKLACSHPIHTIVVVALLASTSYIGLLQETLFGGSSVGKAEWSSLVDGSRDLIAGPETGWKWQNVEQGLETSDDADHLALLTLVFPEIVSEDASTSAPASHAVPSPQNLSVTALPATINSFAAYAGDSVLAYSVPYEQAPGFIAAVQEIPLENAQETETQHGREKKMWIMKAAKVDAGPNLVLWVRNAWSTFIDLLKNAETLDVTIMFLGYLAMHITFVSLFLSMRRLGSNFWLATTTLFSSTFAFLFGLAVTTGLGIHISVLLLSEGLPFLVVTIGFEKNIALTKAVLSHAIEHRAQQTKKGKNAPKQEGVISYALQAAIKEKGYEIIRDYAIEIVILGLGAASGVQGGLQQFCFLAAWILFFDCILLFTFYTAILSIKLEINRIKRHVEMRRVLEADGVNRRAAESAARSADMRISKDEASVFGRKVKSSSVPKFKGLMVSGFILVNLINIITIPFRNGASFPSLRSLIGGLSGVVSTPPVDPFKVASNGLDAILEAARAKGVAVLVSILTPIKYELEYPSIHYALPSATAPPTDDKLFGVGGRVVGGLLSSLEDPVLSKWIVAALALSVGLNGYLFNVARWSIKDPNAPDHQIDRNELARAQRFNDTGSATLPLGEYVPPTPQQTQPATPVITDDESDAESKAKPQEVENRSLAVLEKLLAEKRITEMTDEEVVELSMRGKIPGYALEKTLKNFTRAVKVRRTIISRTRATSEITSALENSKLPYRHYDWERVFGACCENVIGYMPIPVGVAGPLVIDGQSFFIPMATTEGVLVASTSRGCKAINSGGGAITVLTADGMTRGPVVAFDTLERAGAAKLWLDSDEGQTTMKNAFNSTSRFARLQTMKTAIAGTNLYIRFKTTTGDAMGMNMISKGCEHALNVMQTEAGFEDMTIISLSGNYCMDKKPAAINWIEGRGKSVVAEAIIPGDVVKSVLKTDVDSLVELNNAKNMIGSAMAGSMGGFNAHAANIVAAMFLATGQDPAQVVESANCITIMKNLRGSLQISVSMPSLEVGTLGGGTILDPQGSMLELLGVRGSHPTNPGDNARRLARIIAAAVLAGELSLCSALAAGHLVKAHMAHNRSTVPSAAPSRAMTPAPSSASLSITNGSAIRR; from the exons ATGAATCCCTCCACGCTGCTCCCCCGCCGCTTTCGCGGGGAGCCTGCTCCTAGCCAAGCTCCGGCTCCCTCGCGCCTTAACAAGAAGCTCACGCCGCTAATCCAGTtcctggccaagctggcctGTTCCCACCCTATACATACAATTGTCGTTGTTGCTCTCTTGGCCAGCACGTCTTACATTGGCCTGCTCCAAGAGACTCTGTTTGGAGGCAGCAGCGTGGGCAAGGCTGAGTGGTCATCGCTGGTTGATGGTAGCAGAGACTTGATTGCCGGCCCCGAGACTGGCTGGAAATGGCAAAACGTAGAGCAAGGTCTGGAAACCTCTGACGATGCCGATCACCTTGCACTCTTGACACTTGTTTTCCCCGAGATTGTCTCCGAAGATGCTTCTACTTCCGCTCCGGCCTCTCATGCGGTGCCCTCTCCTCAGAACCTCTCTGTCACCGCTCTGCCGGCTACCATCAACTCCTTTGCTGCTTATGCGGGTGATAGCGTCTTGGCTTACTCTGTGCCTTATGAACAGGCGCCAGGGtttattgctgctgtgcaAGAGATTCCTCTTGAAAACGCCCAGGAGACGGAGACTCAGCATGGCcgtgagaagaagatgtggATCATGAAGGCTGCCAAAGTTGACGCCGGCCCCAACTTGGTGTTGTGGGTTCGCAACGCTTGGTCTACATTCATCGATCTGTTGAAGAACGCCGAGACCCTCGATGTCACAATCATGTTCCTTGGATATTTGGCCATGCACATCacttttgtctctctcttcttgtccaTGCGCCGCCTGGGATCCAACTTCTGGCTGGCTACGAccactctcttctcctctacgtttgctttcctctttggtTTGGCCGTCACTACCGGTCTTGGTATTCACATCAGTGTTCTGCTTCTTTCCGAAGGTCTTCCTTTCTTGGTCGTCACCATTGGTTTTGAGAAAAACATTGCCCTCACCAAGGCTGTGCTGAGCCACGCCATCGAACATCGTGCACAGCAGacgaagaagggaaagaatgCACCAAAGCAAGAAGGCGTCATCTCCTATGCTCTTCAAGCCGCCATTAAAGAGAAGGGTTACGAAATCATTCGTGACTACGCTATTGAGATTGTGATCCTTGGTCTCGGAGCTGCATCTGGCGTCCAGGGCGGCCTTCAGCAGTTCTGTTTCCTGGCTGCCTGgattctcttcttcgactgCATCCTGCTCTTCACTTTTTACACCGCCATTCTGAGCATCAAGCTCGAAATCAACCGCATTAAGCGACATGTTGAGATGCGCAGGGTTTTGGAAGCTGATGGCGTCAACCGCCGTGCCGCAGAGAGCGCCGCCAGAAGCGCCGACATGCGGATTTCCAAGGATGAGGCTTCGGTGTTTGGCAGAAAGgtgaagagcagcagcgttCCCAAGTTCAAGGGCCTGATGGTCTCCGGCTTTATTCTGgtcaatctcatcaacatcatcaccatcccTTTCCGCAACGGCGCTTCCTTCCCAAGCCTTCGTTCATTGATTGGTGGACTTAGCGGAGTTGTCTCTACCCCTCCTGTTGATCCGTTCAAGGTCGCATCCAACGGTCTTGATGCCATCTTGGAGGCTGCCAGGGCCAAGGGCGTCGCCGTCCTTGTAAGCATCCTCACACCTATCAAGTATGAGCTTGAGTACCCCTCCATTCACTATGCGCTGCCTTCGGCCACTGCACCCCCTACGGACGACAAGCTCTTTGGAGTCGGCGGTCGTGTTGTCGGCGgcctcctcagcagcctgGAGGACCCTGTGCTCTCCAAGTGGATTGTCGCTGCTCTCGCCCTCAGCGTCGGTCTCAACGGCTATCTCTTCAATGTCGCCCGATGGAGTATCAAGGACCCCAACGCTCCAGACCACCAAATCGACCGCAATGAACTCGCTCGTGCCCAGCGCTTCAACGATACTGGTTCCGCCACCTTGCCCCTCGGAGAATACGTCCCGCCAACCCCTCAGCAAACCCAACCGGCTACTCCTGTCATTACGGACGATGAGAGTGACGCTGAGTCTAAGGCTAAGCCCCAGGAGGTTGAAAACCGTAGCTTGGCGGTGCTGGAAAAGTTGCTTGCCGAGAAACGTATTACCGAAATGACTGATGAAGAGGTTGTTGAGCTGTCGATGCGCGGCAAGATTCCTGGCTATGCTCTCGAAAAGACGCTCAAGAACTTCACTCGTGCCGTCAAAGTCCGCAGAACCATCATTTCTCGCACCCGGGCCACCTCTGAAATTACTAGCGCTTTGGAGAACTCTAAGCTGCCATACAGGCACTACGACTGGGAGCGTGTGTTTGGAGCTTGCTGCGAAAATGTCATTGGTTATATGCCTATCCCCGTTGGTGTTGCCGGCCCTCTTGTCATCGATGGACAGAGCTTTTTCATCCCCATGGCCACTACTGAGGGTGTCCTTGTCGCCAGTACTAGCAGAGGCTGCAAGGCCATCAACTCCGGAGGTGGTGCTATTACTGTCTTGACCGCCGATGGCATGACCCGTGGACCTGTTGTTGCTTTCGATACCCTGGAACGCGCCGGTGCTGCTAAGCTGTGGCTTGACTCTGACGAAGGCCAGACTACAATGAAGAACGCCTTTAACTCTACTAGCCGATTTGCCCGACTGCAGACCATGAAGACGGCCATCGCCGGCACCAACTTGTATATTCGCTTCAAGACGACTACCGGTGACGCCATGGGCATGAACATGATTTCCAAGGGTTGTGAGCACGCTCTGAACGTGATGCAGACCGAGGCTGGCTTTGAAGACATGaccatcatctccctctctgGTAACTACTGCATGGATAAGAAGCCGGCTGCCATCAACTGGATCGAGGGCCGTGGTAAGAGTGTTGTTGCTGAGGCCATTATCCCTGGTGATGTCGTCAAGAGCGTTCTGAAGACGGATGTCGATTCTCTGGTTGAGCTGAACAACGCCAAGAACATGATTGGATCTGCCATGGCCGGTTCAATGGGTGGATTCAACGCCCACGCCGCCAACATTGTCGCTGCCATGTTCCTCGCCACTGGTCAGGATCCCGCACAGGTTGTGGAGAGTGCCAACTGTATCACCATCATGAAGAA TCTTCGTGGCTCTCTCCAAATCTCCGTCTCTATGCCTTCTTTGGAAGTCGGCACTCTCGGTGGCGGAACCATCCTGGATCCTCAGGGCTCTATGCTGGAACTTCTCGGCGTTAGGGGCTCTCATCCCACCAACCCTGGTGACAATGCCCGACGACTTGCCCGAATTATTGCCGCGGCTGTCTTGGCAGGTGAACTGTCTCTTTGCAGTGCCCTTGCTGCTGGCCACTTGGTCAAGGCTCACATGGCGCACAACCGAAGCACCGTGCCTTCGGCTGCCCCTTCACGAGCTATGACCCCGGCTCCTTCGTCAGCCTCCTTGTCTATCACCAACGGATCAGCGATCCGTAGGTAA